A window of the Lolium perenne isolate Kyuss_39 chromosome 7, Kyuss_2.0, whole genome shotgun sequence genome harbors these coding sequences:
- the LOC127315062 gene encoding glutamate receptor 2.8 — MCTKSPLLFAWLIILLRMSFAAEDLIKNVRAHAIIWGPHTLTKEDHVSHLGRQSDHNHIPVISYSSTSPASCTFWIEDPVKASGGHPKFGFTLGSDSITFLNLKTDKRNGANLDCEGPRMKIAVPEKQGFKEFVDTTDPNNITGYSIDIFKASMETLYPIPCYDYSVFQGTYDELVGNVSSGTYAAAVGDVTITAERVTCTDFTMPYTQSGVSMLVLAEDEPNTIRWTFVEPLNWRLWFASLVFFLYTGFALWMIELPRNQEYQGSSLRQCSTALYFVFSTLTFSHGQSIRSPLSKIVVVIWCFVVLILVQSYTASLSSILTAKRLRPFMNDFDQLQRSGDFVGYQTDSFVRSFLLNHKFIESRLRNYTTKEEYANALKLGSKNGGVSAIIDEIPYLTSFLSYRNYKNNFKILGCIYKTPGFGFAFHLGSPLAHNLSIAILNLTGGGSEIEEKWFGRFSPPIGVGTDSDSGPLTLQSFSGLFVITGSISTLMLLISIARRLYAKFTSLGMADYTDVDDDSDPLQNGMGNNPDPDQQPISEVDNDDLQGVRADGQNAQEEAPGPVQHNGTNGGSLPAEHIQIQMGTI; from the exons atgtgcaccaaatctccacTCCTATTTGCTTGGCTAATTATTTTGTTGCGTATGAGCTTTGCAGCCGAGGATCTGATCAAGAATGTCCGAGCGCACGCCATCATATGGGGTCCTCACACGCTGACCAAAGAGGATCATGTCTCACACTTGGGCCGTCAATCCGACCACAACCATATCCCGGTTATCTCCTATTCCAGCACTTCACCAGCATCATGTACCTTCTGGATAGAAGATCCTGTAAAAGCTTCTGGAGGCCACCCGAAGTTTGGCTTTACACTTGGAAGTGACAGTATAACGTTTCTTAATCTGAAGACTGATAAAAGAAACGGCGCAAATCTGGATTGCGAAGGTCCACGTATGAAGATTGCGGTGCCTGAAAAACAGGGTTTCAAAGAATTTGTGGATACTACTGATCCGAATAACATCACTGGTTATAGCATTGATATCTTCAAGGCTTCAATGGAGACTTTATATCCTATTCCATGCTATGACTATTCTGTTTTTCAAGGTACCTACGATGAGCTAGTAGGCAACGTATCTTCAGGG ACCTATGCCGCTGCAGTAGGCGACGTGACCATAACCGCAGAACGGGTCACTTGCACGGACTTTACAATGCCATACACACAGTCCGGTGTCTCTATGCTTGTTCTCGCCGAGGATGAACCAAATACAATACGGTGGACATTTGTAGAGCCACTAAATTGGAGGCTCTGGTTTGCAAGCCTGGTCTTCTTCTTGTATACTGGCTTTGCTCTGTGGATGATTGAACTGCCCAGAAATCAAGAGTACCAAGGATCAAGTTTGAGACAGTGTAGTACTGCCCTCTACTTTGTTTTCTCTACTTTGACTTTTTCTCATG GTCAAAGTATTAGAAGCCCCTTGTCAAAAATTGTTGTGGTGATATGGTGTTTCGTAGTGTTGATTCTAGTACAGAGCTACACAGCAAGCTTGTCATCTATCTTAACCGCAAAGAGGCTTCGTCCTTTCATGAATGATTTTGATCAGCTCCAGCGCAGTGGCGACTTTGTAGGATACCAAACTGATTCGTTTGTTCGCTCCTTCTTGCTGAATCATAAATTCATTGAAAGTAGGCTAAGGAACTACACGACGAAAGAAGAATATGCTAATGCTTTAAAGCTGGGGTCAAAGAATGGAGGGGTGTCGGCTATCATCGATGAGATTCCCTATTTAACGTCTTTCCTCTCTTATCGGAATTACAAAAATAATTTTAAGATACTCGGGTGCATATACAAGACTCCTGGGTTTGGGTTT GCATTTCATCTAGGTTCTCCACTCGCGCATAATCTTTCGATTGCCATCCTGAATCTTACAGGAGGGGGCTCAGAaatcgaagagaagtggtttggaagATTCTCACCGCCGATCGGTGTTGGCACAGACTCTGATTCCGGGCCTCTGACTTTACAAAGCTTCTCTGGTCTCTTTGTCATCACGGGTTCCATTTCAACTCTCATGCTTCTGATAAGCATTGCGAGGAGGCTTTATGCCAAATTCACCAGTTTGGGAATGGCTGACTATACTGATGTTGACGACGACTCGGATCCGTTACAGAATGGCATGGGCAACAACCCTGACCCTGATCAACAACCCATCAGTGAAGTTGATAATGACGATTTGCAGGGAGTCCGTGCGGACGGACAAAATGCTCAAGAAGAAGCGCCTGGTCCAGTGCAGCATAATGGCACAAACGGAGGTTCTCTGCCAGCAGAACACATTCAGATTCAGATGGGCACTATATGA